A stretch of DNA from Bombus huntii isolate Logan2020A chromosome 15, iyBomHunt1.1, whole genome shotgun sequence:
ataagCAGCAGCTTCCATACCAATGAAACCTAATCCGAGTATTACAATATGTTTGTCTGATGATAATTTGGAGGATATAGCATGAGAGTCTGTGTAGTTTCTTAATACATAAATGTTAGATAAATTAATAGGTATATCAGGTTTTCTGGCCATACTTCCGGtacaaataaatagataattgTACGTTAATCTTTCGTTATTACTTAAATGAACAACATTGTCATTTGTATTTAATCCtgtaatgaattttattataaaatttgatcATATTTTATGCCAAAAAAAGGATAGTTTGTATtgactttttcatttttttaccTGTAGCTTCTACACCCAGTTTGGTTTCAATTTTATGCTCTTTGTAAAACGAAAGTGGTCTCAAAACTGCTTTTTCAATGTCTATATCAAATGTTTTGGATACCTTTACCCTATCATATGGCACTGTGTTCTCCTTACAGACCATAATAATATTTCCTGTAAAGGCTTCCTGTCGCAAGCTTTCTGCACAAATTGCAGCTGCTGGACCACCTCCAACTATTACGACGGTAGTATTATTATTGGGATCTTGTTCACACATCTTCTTGACCCTTCTATTGAATTCTAAATCCTTACGCCTTGCTTTCACACGTACAAGACCACTATCATCCACGTTTAcctgtttaattaaaatttaaattttattttatcaagaTTAAAAGTTAAACATATATGTTCACTAAATTACTTGGTAACATGGTAAAGAATCCAATCCTGGGTAATCTTCTATATCTCCTGTTTTGATGTTAAAACATGCACCATGCCATGGACACCTTATTCTTCCATCTCCTAGCGCTCCTGTATGAAGTAATGCTCCGTAATGCGTACATTTTGTACCAATAGCATGTAATTCCCCCTTTTGTTTAATCAAC
This window harbors:
- the LOC126874001 gene encoding apoptosis-inducing factor 3-like isoform X3; its protein translation is MRLFIAKQCTKLSFNSIFHVSGKINNGRMSELQKRKIHICSKPEKYDYVEDVVCNKTDIKENEMKLLPLGESGAKVLLIKQKGELHAIGTKCTHYGALLHTGALGDGRIRCPWHGACFNIKTGDIEDYPGLDSLPCYQVNVDDSGLVRVKARRKDLEFNRRVKKMCEQDPNNNTTVVIVGGGPAAAICAESLRQEAFTGNIIMVCKENTVPYDRVKVSKTFDIDIEKAVLRPLSFYKEHKIETKLGVEATGLNTNDNVVHLSNNERLTYNYLFICTGSMARKPDIPINLSNIYVLRNYTDSHAISSKLSSDKHIVILGLGFIGMEAAAYCINKCASVTIIGRSTVPLQTVFGTEIGNRIKRQFEEQGVKFIFERNITQFVAKDDDKNAVGTVVLTNGEALPADIVIIGIGSKLYTDWIKDTPIKMLQDGSIVVDKYLKTFLGYRRAKVPLTLPTIIKMCLKIKITIQRYNTLFATITWTMLNYR